Proteins encoded together in one Onychomys torridus chromosome 1, mOncTor1.1, whole genome shotgun sequence window:
- the LOC118576638 gene encoding vomeronasal type-1 receptor 4-like, protein MNFWNLAIRIIFLSQITIGIMGNFSLIFYYLVLYDREHTLKPTDLILMNLMAANALIILCVGVPQTMAVWGLKQFLNDFGCKILLYIQGFSRSVSICTTCLLSVFQAMTISPRKMCWKDHNIKVARYIGCYIALLWILNMLINFIFFRYPFIKTNSKNMTRKREFGFCSIIGHDEISDSLYATLAMCPEFFFSLLIACSSASMIVILYRHKQRVQHICSSHGSRRNLAESRATQNILVLVSTFLAFYTLSTILRICIALLYNHNLWLVNITHLTSLSFPSFGPFVLKSHYSIVSRFSLAWLRKKLSPNFVINM, encoded by the coding sequence ATGAACTTCTGGAATCTGGCAATCAGAATCATTTTCTTATCACAAATTACCATTGGAATTATGGGAAATTTTTCTCTTATCTTCTACTATCTTGTCCTTTACGACAGAGAACACACATTAAAGCCCACAGATTTGATCCTCATGAATCTAATGGCAGCCAATGCCTTGATCATTCTCTGTGTTGGAGTGCCCCAAACAATGGCAGTTTGGGGATTGAAGCAGTTCTTGAATGACTTTGGATGCAAGATTCTATTGTATATACAAGGATTTAGTCGAAGTGTGTCCATTTGTACTACCTGCCTTTTGAGTGTCTTCCAGGCAATGACCATCAGTCCCAGGAAAATGTGTTGGAAGGATCATAACATTAAAGTTGCAAGGTATATTGGCTGCTACATTGCCCTTCTCTGGATCTTGAATATGCtgataaatttcattttctttaggtacccatttatcaaaacaaatagcaaaaacaTGACAAGAAAACGAGAATTTGGATTCTGCTCTATTATAGGACATGATGAAATCAGTGACTCACTCTATGCAACATTGGCAATGTGCCCTGAATTCTTCTTTTCTCTGCTCATTGCCTGCTCCAGTGCCTCCATGATTGTCATTCTGtacagacacaagcagagggtTCAGCACATTTGTAGTTCTCATGGTTCCAGAAGAAACTTGGCTGAGTCCAGGGCCACACAGAATATCCTTGTCTTGGTTTCTACCTTTCTGGCTTTTTATACTCTCTCTACCATCTTGCGAATTTGCATTGCTCTTTTGTACAATCACAATTTATGGCTGGTGAACATCACCCACCTCACTTCTTTGTCTTTTCCCTCATTTGGACCCTTTGTTCTTAAAAGTCATTACTCCATTGTGTCCAGGTTCAGTTTGGCctggttaagaaaaaaattatctcctaattttgttataaatatgtaa